One bacterium genomic window carries:
- a CDS encoding nucleotidyltransferase family protein, producing MREIGIFGSYARGEQKKRSDVDILVEFDEVPDLFKFIELERYLEKLLKVKVDLVRKKAIWPELKDLILKEVVYV from the coding sequence GTGAGAGAAATCGGGATATTTGGCTCGTATGCCAGAGGTGAGCAGAAAAAGAGGAGTGACGTGGATATCCTGGTTGAGTTTGATGAAGTCCCAGACTTGTTTAAATTCATTGAACTTGAGAGATATCTTGAAAAGCTCCTTAAGGTAAAGGTTGATCTCGTCAGAAAGAAGGCTATTTGGCCAGAACTAAAAGACCTCATCTTAAAAGAGGTAGTCTATGTTTGA